From a region of the Branchiostoma floridae strain S238N-H82 chromosome 13, Bfl_VNyyK, whole genome shotgun sequence genome:
- the LOC118428403 gene encoding uncharacterized protein LOC118428403 — translation MWIKLMELPPSDRYFMSTGGHTRSSYGFNFYYDVPDGPGFWVTHREAWCRTHFALPIGIWMHLALSWKAPCDINIFVNSTEVDFTLSKARPSDLDEDIHTTLAIGAPNTVTSVAGIAGHITVDEVRFWDRKITGKEIHEVIMHDLRMSGIQYHPQAGVQVMKGRFQCTGEEKLLGMCEHQEDSSLADDICGTSAQNFVRCVPNGWWDSWSSWSSCMNGESRRTRKCYTPTPHYEGNCTDSPGPGEQVKSCVFTDI, via the exons ATGTGGATCAAGCTGATGGAACTGCCGCCGTCCGACCGGTACTTCATGTCGACCGGCGGACACACCCGGTCCTCCTACGGCTTCAACTTCTACTACGACGTGCCGGACGGACCCGGCTTCTGGGTCACGCATCGGGAGGCCTGGTGCAGG ACGCACTTCGCCCTGCCGATCGGAATCTGGATGCACCTGGCGCTGTCCTGGAAGGCGCCGTGTGACATCAACATCTTCGTCAACAGCACCGAGGTGGACTTCACCCTGTCCAAGGCCAGGCCGAGCGATCTGGATGAG GATATCCACACAACTCTGGCCATAGGAGCCCCTAACACTGTAACCAGCGTGGCAGGCATTGCCGGGCACATCACCGTGGACGAGGTCCGGTTCTGGGACAGGAAGATCACGGGGAAGGAAATCCACGAAGTCATCATGCATG ACCTGAGGATGTCGGGAATCCAGTACCACCCCCAGGCTGGGGTGCAGGTGATGAAGGGCAGGTTCCAGTGTACCGGGGAGGAGAAGCTACTGGGCATGTGCGAGCACCAGGAGGACTCCTCATTGGCTGACGATATCTGCGGCACCAGCGCGCAGAACTTCGTCCGCTGTGTTC CTAACGGTTGGTGGGACAGCTGGTCATCCTGGAGCTCGTGCATGAACGGCGAGTCCCGCCGGACCAGGAAGTGCTACACGCCGACTCCTCACTACGAGGGGAACTGTACGGACAGCCCCGGGCCGGGCGAGCAGGTCAAGTCATGCGTCTTCACTGATATCTAG